One region of Chromatiales bacterium genomic DNA includes:
- a CDS encoding urease accessory protein UreF — protein sequence MGTEALARLRLLQLSSPTLPVGAFAYSQGLEYAVEAGWVRDENETADWLAGLIDDTLAHLELPILFRMQAACTRGDESELRSLAKRIVAARETAELRAEESTRARALATLLADLDVGHAREWRETLGMAQCAGFACAAYAWKIPTRDALLGYAWAWLENQVACAIKLVPLGQTAGQRVLLALGPALERAVETAMTLDDDDIGASAPALAMASSLHETQYTRLFRS from the coding sequence ATGGGCACTGAGGCGCTCGCGCGCCTGCGCCTGTTGCAGCTGTCCAGCCCGACGCTGCCGGTCGGCGCCTTCGCGTATTCGCAGGGGCTTGAGTACGCGGTCGAAGCCGGTTGGGTGCGCGATGAAAATGAAACCGCCGACTGGCTGGCCGGCCTGATCGACGACACGCTGGCGCATCTGGAACTGCCGATCCTGTTCCGCATGCAAGCGGCATGCACGCGTGGTGATGAGTCCGAACTGCGCAGCCTTGCGAAGCGAATCGTGGCGGCACGCGAGACTGCCGAACTGCGTGCCGAGGAGTCCACGCGTGCACGGGCGCTGGCCACGTTGCTGGCCGATCTGGATGTGGGCCATGCCCGCGAATGGCGTGAAACGCTGGGCATGGCCCAATGCGCGGGCTTTGCCTGTGCGGCCTACGCATGGAAAATACCAACCCGCGATGCACTGCTCGGTTACGCCTGGGCCTGGCTCGAGAACCAGGTCGCCTGCGCGATCAAGCTCGTCCCGCTCGGTCAGACCGCCGGCCAGCGTGTGTTGCTGGCGCTCGGTCCCGCGCTGGAGCGGGCCGTTGAAACCGCAATGACGCTCGACGACGATGACATTGGCGCCAGCGCGCCGGCCTTGGCCATGGCGAGCAGCCTTCACGAGACCCAGTACACACGCCTGTTTCGTTCCTGA
- the ureE gene encoding urease accessory protein UreE, which yields MLELTQRVETGHPVATVTLTLDQRIRARLRVTLDNGNEAGLFLERGIRLRHGDLLLAQTGEIVQVHAAAEPVSVVRSADPHALMRAAYHLGNRHVELEISLTELRYRHDHVLDDMLRGLGLRPGLERLPFEPEPGAYGGGHAHAHEHHHDHGH from the coding sequence ATGCTTGAACTCACGCAACGCGTGGAGACGGGGCATCCCGTCGCGACGGTGACGCTGACGCTGGATCAGCGCATCCGCGCGCGTCTGCGCGTCACGCTGGACAATGGCAATGAGGCTGGCTTGTTCCTCGAACGCGGAATTCGACTGCGTCACGGTGATCTCTTGCTTGCGCAAACCGGCGAGATCGTGCAGGTGCATGCCGCCGCCGAACCCGTGAGCGTTGTGCGCAGCGCCGATCCGCATGCGCTGATGCGCGCGGCCTATCATCTGGGCAACCGTCACGTGGAACTCGAGATCTCGCTGACCGAACTGCGCTACCGTCACGATCATGTGCTCGACGACATGCTGCGTGGCCTGGGACTACGCCCCGGGCTCGAACGCCTGCCGTTCGAACCGGAACCGGGCGCCTACGGCGGCGGACACGCGCACGCCCACGAACACCATCACGACCATGGGCACTGA
- the ureC gene encoding urease subunit alpha codes for MSTITRRAYAEMYGPTTGDRVRLADSALVIEVEADRTIYGDEVKFGGGKVIRDGMGQSQRGAAEVADVVITNALILDWWGIIKADVGIKNGRISGIGKAGNPDVQPNVEIVIGPGTEAIAGEGQILTAGGIDAHIHFICPQQIDDALMSGITTMIGGGTGPATGTNATTCTPGPWNIARMLQAADGLPMNLGFLGKGNASQPGPLHEQIAAGAMGLKLHEDWGTTPAAIDNCLAVAEEQDVQVAIHTDTLNESGFVEDTLAAMRGRTIHTYHTEGAGGGHAPDIIKACGESFVLPSSTNPTRPYTVNTVDEHLDMLMVCHHLSPSIPEDVAFAESRIRRETIAAEDILHDLGAFSMISSDSQAMGRVGEVITRTWQTAHKMKVQRGALSGDPATHDNSRAKRYIAKYTINPAITHGIAHEVGSVEVGKLADLVLWKPAFFAAKPSLIIKGGMIAAAPMGDPNASIPTPQPVHYRHMFGALGGACGATTMTFVSKAAADAGIPESLRLASQIGVVRNCREITKADMRLNDWQPKIEVDPQTYQVRANGELLSCEPAAELPMAQRYFLF; via the coding sequence ATGAGCACGATCACCCGACGCGCCTATGCCGAGATGTACGGGCCGACCACGGGCGACCGCGTGCGGCTGGCCGATTCCGCGCTGGTGATCGAGGTCGAGGCCGACCGCACGATCTACGGCGACGAGGTCAAGTTCGGCGGCGGCAAGGTGATCCGCGATGGCATGGGGCAGAGCCAGCGCGGCGCGGCCGAGGTTGCCGATGTCGTCATCACCAATGCACTGATCCTCGACTGGTGGGGCATCATCAAGGCCGACGTCGGCATCAAGAACGGCCGCATCAGCGGCATCGGCAAGGCCGGCAATCCCGACGTGCAGCCGAATGTGGAGATCGTCATTGGACCTGGCACCGAAGCAATCGCGGGCGAGGGCCAGATTCTCACCGCCGGCGGCATCGACGCACACATCCATTTCATCTGTCCGCAGCAGATCGACGACGCGCTGATGTCTGGCATCACCACGATGATTGGTGGGGGTACGGGGCCTGCAACCGGTACCAATGCGACGACTTGCACGCCAGGCCCCTGGAACATCGCACGCATGCTGCAGGCCGCCGACGGGTTGCCGATGAACCTCGGCTTCCTCGGCAAGGGCAATGCCTCGCAACCCGGACCGCTGCATGAGCAGATCGCCGCGGGCGCGATGGGGCTAAAGCTGCACGAAGACTGGGGCACGACGCCGGCCGCGATCGACAACTGTCTTGCCGTCGCCGAGGAACAGGACGTGCAGGTTGCGATTCATACCGACACGCTGAACGAATCGGGTTTCGTCGAGGACACGCTGGCCGCCATGCGCGGGCGCACCATCCACACCTATCACACCGAAGGCGCGGGCGGCGGTCATGCGCCGGACATCATCAAGGCCTGTGGCGAATCCTTCGTGCTGCCGTCATCAACGAATCCGACACGCCCGTACACGGTCAACACCGTGGACGAACACCTCGACATGCTGATGGTCTGTCATCACCTGTCGCCGTCGATACCCGAAGACGTCGCGTTCGCCGAATCGCGCATTCGCCGGGAAACCATTGCCGCCGAGGACATCCTGCACGATCTCGGCGCGTTCTCGATGATCTCCTCGGACTCGCAGGCCATGGGCCGCGTCGGCGAGGTCATCACGCGCACGTGGCAGACCGCGCACAAGATGAAGGTGCAGCGCGGTGCACTGTCGGGCGATCCGGCGACACACGACAACTCGCGCGCGAAACGCTATATCGCGAAATACACAATCAACCCGGCGATCACGCATGGCATCGCGCATGAAGTCGGTTCGGTCGAGGTCGGCAAACTCGCGGATCTGGTGCTCTGGAAGCCGGCATTTTTCGCCGCGAAACCGAGCCTGATCATCAAGGGCGGAATGATTGCCGCCGCGCCGATGGGCGATCCGAATGCGTCAATCCCCACACCACAACCCGTGCATTACCGTCACATGTTCGGCGCGCTGGGTGGCGCCTGCGGTGCGACGACGATGACCTTTGTGTCCAAAGCAGCGGCGGATGCCGGAATCCCGGAAAGCCTGCGTCTTGCATCGCAGATTGGCGTGGTGCGCAACTGCCGCGAGATCACCAAGGCCGACATGCGGCTGAACGACTGGCAGCCGAAGATCGAGGTCGATCCACAGACCTATCAGGTGCGTGCGAACGGCGAACTCCTGAGCTGCGAGCCGGCCGCCGAACTGCCGATGGCGCAGCGTTACTTCCTGTTCTGA
- a CDS encoding urease subunit beta — translation MIPGEVIAADGEIELNTGRERITLSVANTGDRPIQVGSHYHFYETNGALRFDREAARGFRLNIPAGTAVRFEPGQTREVELVAYAGDRQVYGFNAKIQGALDA, via the coding sequence ATGATCCCAGGTGAAGTCATCGCCGCCGACGGCGAGATCGAACTCAACACGGGACGTGAGCGCATCACGCTGTCCGTCGCGAATACCGGCGACCGGCCGATCCAGGTCGGCTCGCACTACCATTTCTACGAGACCAACGGCGCATTGCGTTTTGATCGCGAAGCCGCGCGCGGTTTCCGGCTGAACATCCCGGCCGGCACGGCCGTGCGCTTCGAGCCGGGACAGACCCGCGAGGTCGAACTGGTCGCCTATGCCGGCGACCGCCAGGTCTACGGTTTCAACGCGAAGATTCAGGGAGCGCTGGACGCATGA
- a CDS encoding Fe2+-dependent dioxygenase, whose translation MIRLIPKVLDANALDAVREALAGMNFVDGRASASAMLHDRKYNLQRERTSRQADDLDLLVVDALRHNEEFERATLPRRIIPPLFNRYEVGMHYGPHVDAALMGARETPLRADVSVTVFLTEPEDYEGGELIIQTDIVDEEIKLPAGSAVIYPSIFHHWVEPVTAGRRDAAVLWVQSFVRDPNDRAMLFELSQASGLLNAENAGGEAARLVNKTYTNLLRKLAEV comes from the coding sequence GTGATCCGACTCATTCCCAAGGTGCTGGATGCGAATGCTCTGGACGCTGTCCGCGAGGCGCTGGCGGGAATGAACTTCGTCGACGGCCGGGCCAGCGCGTCGGCGATGCTGCATGACCGGAAATACAATCTGCAACGTGAGCGCACCAGCCGGCAGGCGGATGACCTCGACCTGCTGGTTGTCGATGCCCTGCGCCACAACGAGGAATTTGAGCGGGCCACCCTGCCCCGGCGAATCATTCCACCGCTATTCAACCGCTACGAGGTCGGCATGCACTACGGCCCGCATGTGGACGCCGCGCTGATGGGTGCCCGGGAGACCCCACTACGTGCCGACGTCTCGGTCACCGTCTTCCTCACCGAGCCGGAGGACTATGAGGGTGGCGAGCTGATCATCCAGACCGATATCGTCGACGAGGAGATCAAGCTGCCGGCCGGTAGCGCGGTGATTTATCCCTCGATCTTCCACCATTGGGTGGAGCCGGTGACCGCCGGCCGCCGTGACGCCGCGGTGCTGTGGGTGCAGAGCTTCGTGCGGGACCCGAACGACCGGGCGATGCTTTTTGAGCTCAGCCAAGCCAGCGGACTGCTGAATGCGGAGAATGCCGGCGGCGAGGCCGCTCGACTGGTCAACAAGACCTACACCAACCTGCTGCGCAAGCTGGCGGAGGTCTAG
- the ureA gene encoding urease subunit gamma, with the protein MELTPREKDKLLLFSAAQLAERRRARGLKLNYPEAMALISFEIMEGARDGRSVAELMDYGRTLLGRDDVMDGVAEMINEVQVEATFPDGTKLVTVHDPIV; encoded by the coding sequence ATGGAACTGACCCCGAGAGAGAAAGACAAGCTGCTGCTGTTCTCCGCCGCGCAGCTCGCCGAGCGTCGTCGTGCACGCGGGCTGAAGCTCAACTATCCCGAGGCGATGGCGCTGATCAGCTTCGAGATCATGGAAGGCGCGCGTGATGGCCGAAGCGTCGCCGAACTCATGGATTACGGGCGTACCCTGCTGGGTCGCGACGATGTCATGGACGGTGTCGCCGAGATGATCAATGAGGTGCAGGTCGAGGCGACCTTTCCGGACGGCACCAAGCTCGTCACCGTACACGACCCCATCGTCTGA
- a CDS encoding urease accessory protein UreD: MPAPETTASADGWAARLELGFREQAGRTVLSHRRRFGPLAVQRPFYPEGETCHVYVLHPPGGIAGGDTLDIDLDLPAGHALITTPGAAKFYRSSGPLAEVGQRLRVGAGARLEWLPQENIIFPGACLRAGTRLDLVGDARALLWEIHCFGRPVIDEAFTHGNAGFSLSVARDGEPLLEERLRVTESSLGRRALLAGRPVTGTLIATGCDSALLDRVRGLLPGGGEFAATRLDDLLALRYLGGSTEQCRKVFTAAWQVLREPVLDKPAQLPRVWAT; the protein is encoded by the coding sequence ATGCCCGCGCCGGAGACCACTGCGTCGGCGGACGGCTGGGCCGCGCGGCTGGAACTGGGGTTTCGCGAGCAGGCGGGGCGCACGGTCCTGTCGCACCGGCGCAGGTTCGGTCCGCTGGCCGTGCAACGGCCGTTCTATCCGGAAGGCGAGACCTGCCATGTCTATGTGCTGCACCCGCCGGGCGGTATCGCCGGTGGCGACACGCTGGACATCGACCTCGATCTGCCGGCCGGTCACGCGCTGATCACCACGCCGGGTGCCGCCAAGTTCTACCGCAGCAGTGGTCCGCTGGCCGAGGTTGGTCAGCGGCTTCGCGTGGGGGCCGGTGCGCGACTGGAATGGCTGCCTCAGGAAAACATCATTTTCCCGGGTGCGTGCTTGCGGGCCGGCACACGGCTTGATCTGGTCGGCGACGCGCGCGCCCTGTTATGGGAAATCCATTGTTTCGGTCGTCCGGTAATCGATGAGGCCTTTACGCACGGGAACGCCGGGTTTTCCCTGAGCGTTGCGCGCGACGGTGAACCGCTGCTGGAGGAGCGCCTGCGCGTGACCGAATCCAGCCTCGGGCGTCGCGCCCTGCTCGCGGGTCGCCCGGTGACCGGGACCCTGATTGCCACGGGCTGCGACTCCGCGCTCCTGGACCGGGTGCGCGGGCTGCTGCCGGGCGGTGGGGAGTTCGCCGCCACCCGCCTCGACGACCTGCTGGCTTTGCGCTACCTTGGCGGCTCCACCGAGCAATGTCGCAAGGTGTTCACGGCCGCATGGCAGGTGTTGCGCGAGCCGGTGTTGGACAAACCCGCCCAGTTGCCGCGCGTCTGGGCAACCTGA
- the urtE gene encoding urea ABC transporter ATP-binding subunit UrtE, with amino-acid sequence MLSVSELNQFYGESHTLWDVELEVPDGQCTVLMGRNGVGKTTLLKCIMGLLKVRGGRIAYNDDDLVDVPAERRAGMGIGYVPQGRQIFPLLTVEENLRIGLPARRDGLKAIPDAIFEMFPVLKKMSARRGGDLSGGQQQQLAIGRALVTDPKMLILDEPTEGIQPNIVHEIGDIIRRLNDDLGITVLLVEQKLPFARRVGDRFCIMDRGRNVATGAIGELSDELVHQYLTV; translated from the coding sequence ATGCTGAGCGTTAGCGAACTGAACCAGTTTTACGGCGAGTCGCATACGCTGTGGGATGTCGAACTCGAGGTGCCCGACGGCCAGTGCACTGTGCTCATGGGTCGCAACGGTGTCGGCAAAACCACGCTGCTGAAATGCATCATGGGTCTGCTGAAGGTGCGTGGCGGCCGCATTGCGTACAACGACGACGATCTCGTCGATGTGCCGGCCGAACGTCGTGCCGGCATGGGCATTGGTTATGTGCCACAGGGGCGGCAGATCTTTCCGTTACTGACGGTCGAGGAGAACCTGCGGATCGGACTACCCGCGCGCCGCGATGGGCTGAAAGCGATTCCGGATGCGATCTTCGAGATGTTTCCGGTGCTCAAAAAAATGAGCGCCCGGCGCGGCGGTGACCTTTCCGGCGGTCAGCAGCAGCAGCTCGCGATCGGGCGTGCGCTCGTGACCGACCCGAAGATGCTGATCCTCGACGAGCCCACCGAGGGCATCCAGCCCAACATCGTCCACGAGATCGGCGATATCATCCGCCGCCTGAATGACGATCTGGGGATCACCGTTCTGCTGGTCGAGCAGAAATTGCCGTTCGCGCGCCGCGTCGGCGACCGTTTCTGCATCATGGACCGCGGTCGCAATGTCGCGACCGGCGCGATCGGCGAACTCAGCGACGAACTGGTTCATCAATATCTGACGGTTTGA
- the urtD gene encoding urea ABC transporter ATP-binding protein UrtD, protein MKSGIRTAFRRDRVYNFLVPKVVEGLELERGTVLYMSGVSVSFDGFKAINDLDFYVDAGELRCVIGPNGAGKTTMMDIITGKTRPDHGECWFGGSMNLLQMSEAEIARAGIGRKFQKPTVFDNHTVFENLEMAMAGDKGVWSTFRARLSAEQRDFIDSTLETIGLADEKVRHAGALSHGQKQWLEIGMLLVQNPALLLVDEPAAGMTHQEMDRTVELLTSLAGTHSIVVVEHDMDFVRALNSRVTVLHQGSVLAEGSMDHVQGDPRVKEVYLGA, encoded by the coding sequence ATGAAGAGCGGAATTCGCACCGCATTTCGTCGCGACCGTGTCTATAACTTTCTCGTGCCGAAGGTTGTCGAAGGCCTCGAACTCGAGCGCGGCACGGTGCTGTATATGTCCGGCGTGTCGGTGAGTTTTGATGGGTTCAAGGCCATCAACGATCTGGACTTCTATGTCGATGCCGGCGAGTTGCGTTGCGTGATCGGGCCGAACGGTGCCGGCAAGACCACGATGATGGACATCATCACCGGCAAGACGCGCCCCGATCATGGCGAGTGCTGGTTCGGCGGCAGCATGAATCTGTTGCAGATGTCCGAGGCCGAGATTGCGCGTGCCGGTATTGGCCGCAAATTCCAGAAGCCGACAGTGTTCGACAATCACACCGTTTTCGAGAACCTCGAGATGGCCATGGCCGGCGACAAGGGCGTGTGGTCCACGTTTCGCGCACGGTTGTCGGCCGAGCAGCGCGATTTCATCGACAGCACATTGGAAACCATCGGCCTGGCCGACGAAAAGGTACGCCACGCCGGTGCGCTGTCACACGGTCAGAAGCAGTGGCTCGAGATCGGCATGCTGCTGGTGCAGAACCCGGCGCTGTTGCTGGTCGACGAACCGGCTGCCGGCATGACGCACCAGGAGATGGATCGCACCGTTGAACTGCTGACCTCGCTCGCGGGCACGCATTCGATTGTCGTCGTCGAGCACGACATGGACTTCGTACGCGCGCTGAATTCCCGCGTCACCGTGCTGCACCAGGGCAGCGTGCTGGCCGAGGGCAGTATGGATCACGTGCAGGGCGATCCGCGCGTGAAAGAAGTCTATCTGGGCGCGTAG
- the urtC gene encoding urea ABC transporter permease subunit UrtC, whose translation MFMMRLLRNDRGGQIMLAVLLLVAVGVPVLNSLPPDDPLYVSTFTMTLVGKYLTYALLAIAVDLVWGYLGILSLGHGAFFALGGYAMGMYLMRQIGDRGVYGNPDLPDFMVFLNWKELPWFWQGFDQFWFAALMIVLVPGVLAFVFGWFAFRSRVTGVYLSIITQALTYALMLAFFRNEMGFGGNNGLTDFKDLLGFNLQSDATRAGLFVASAVALALGYLVCRAIVTSRLGRVAVAIRDSEDRTRFIGYRVEHVKLAVFTVSAVLAGVAGALYVPQVGIINPSEFAPLASIEIVIWVALGGRATLYGAVVGALAVNYAKTWLTGVIPDAWLFALGALFVLTTLFLPRGVVGLLRRRGAPA comes from the coding sequence ATGTTCATGATGCGTCTGCTCCGTAACGACCGTGGCGGCCAGATCATGCTGGCCGTGCTGCTGCTCGTGGCCGTCGGCGTGCCCGTGCTGAACAGCCTGCCGCCCGACGATCCGCTGTATGTATCCACCTTCACGATGACGCTGGTCGGCAAGTACCTGACCTACGCGTTGCTGGCGATCGCGGTCGATCTGGTCTGGGGCTATCTCGGCATCCTGAGCCTGGGCCACGGCGCGTTCTTCGCGCTGGGCGGTTATGCGATGGGCATGTATCTCATGCGCCAGATCGGCGATCGCGGCGTCTACGGCAATCCCGATCTGCCGGATTTCATGGTGTTCCTGAACTGGAAAGAACTGCCGTGGTTCTGGCAGGGCTTCGATCAGTTCTGGTTCGCCGCGCTGATGATCGTGCTGGTGCCCGGCGTGCTGGCGTTCGTATTCGGATGGTTTGCATTCCGATCGCGCGTGACCGGTGTGTATCTGTCCATCATCACGCAGGCACTGACCTACGCGCTGATGCTGGCGTTCTTCCGCAACGAGATGGGCTTTGGCGGCAACAACGGCCTGACGGACTTCAAGGACCTGCTCGGTTTCAACCTGCAATCGGATGCGACCCGTGCGGGGCTGTTCGTGGCCTCCGCGGTGGCGCTCGCGCTGGGGTATCTCGTGTGCCGCGCGATCGTGACCTCGCGTCTTGGACGCGTGGCCGTGGCGATCCGCGACTCCGAGGACCGCACGCGCTTCATCGGCTACCGGGTCGAACACGTGAAGCTTGCCGTGTTCACGGTGTCGGCCGTGCTCGCCGGTGTCGCGGGCGCGCTGTATGTGCCTCAGGTCGGCATCATCAATCCCAGTGAGTTCGCGCCGCTGGCCTCGATCGAGATCGTCATCTGGGTCGCGCTCGGCGGGCGTGCCACGCTGTATGGCGCGGTGGTCGGCGCATTGGCCGTGAACTATGCGAAAACCTGGCTGACCGGCGTGATCCCCGATGCCTGGCTGTTCGCGCTCGGCGCGCTGTTCGTGTTGACCACGCTGTTCCTGCCGCGCGGCGTGGTCGGCCTGCTGCGTCGCCGCGGAGCGCCGGCATGA
- the urtB gene encoding urea ABC transporter permease subunit UrtB, which yields MARPVLAVDVASGVPALDPAFEALLDDNFSRKGEGIEALAASGHPKAAQLLSGVLEGDIQIDKKTGRVVFAERADSGYHIRDAITGEDLGETSRRGVRKIGINNAVRSQIQAALAKLDIDSSDPARRLAAVQQMLERPAPANAEVLRTRVDAEQDAGVREAMRTAIALSDLGDEDPAHRLKAVAAVSGSLEPTIRNALTRVAQDDPDEAVKAAAQHALAAIEREVSYYGFIETLFFGLSAGSVLVLAAIGLAITFGVMGVINMAHGELIMLGAYTTYLMQQALPGMPGLAVALSIPAAFLVSGFVGILIERGVIRFLYGRPLETLLATFGISLALQQLVRTVISPQNVPVENPEYLSGFWQINSVLSLTYNRLYIIGFCLIVFAALFITLKKTRLGLQVRAVSQNRAMARAMGVRSARVDALTFGLGSGIAGIAGVALSQLTNVGPNLGQAYIVDSFMVVVFGGVGNLWGTLIGGMTLGVANKFMEPYAGAVLAKILVLVFIVLFIQKRPRGLFPQKGRAAEG from the coding sequence ATGGCCCGTCCGGTGCTCGCGGTCGATGTCGCAAGCGGCGTGCCTGCGCTGGACCCGGCATTCGAGGCCCTGCTCGACGACAATTTCAGCCGCAAGGGCGAGGGCATCGAAGCCCTGGCCGCGAGCGGCCATCCGAAGGCCGCGCAGCTGCTTTCCGGCGTACTGGAAGGCGATATCCAGATCGACAAGAAGACCGGCCGCGTGGTGTTTGCCGAGCGCGCGGACAGCGGCTATCACATCCGCGATGCGATCACCGGCGAGGACCTCGGCGAGACCTCCCGGCGCGGCGTGCGCAAGATCGGCATCAACAATGCCGTGCGCAGCCAGATTCAGGCGGCGCTTGCCAAGCTGGACATCGACAGTTCCGATCCGGCGCGGCGCCTCGCGGCCGTGCAACAGATGCTTGAGCGACCCGCACCGGCGAACGCCGAGGTGCTGCGCACGCGCGTCGACGCCGAGCAGGATGCGGGCGTGCGCGAGGCCATGCGCACTGCGATCGCGCTGTCGGACCTTGGCGACGAGGATCCCGCACATCGCTTGAAGGCCGTGGCCGCCGTCAGCGGCAGTCTGGAACCGACGATCCGCAACGCACTCACGCGCGTCGCGCAGGACGATCCGGACGAGGCCGTCAAGGCCGCCGCGCAGCACGCGCTTGCCGCGATCGAGCGCGAGGTTTCCTATTACGGCTTCATCGAAACGCTGTTTTTCGGACTCTCGGCGGGTTCGGTGCTGGTGCTCGCCGCGATCGGTCTGGCCATCACCTTTGGCGTGATGGGCGTGATCAACATGGCGCATGGCGAGCTGATCATGCTTGGCGCCTACACCACCTATCTGATGCAGCAGGCACTGCCCGGCATGCCGGGGCTGGCCGTCGCGCTGTCCATACCCGCGGCGTTTCTGGTTTCGGGTTTTGTCGGCATTTTGATCGAGCGCGGCGTGATTCGATTTCTGTACGGACGACCGCTCGAGACGCTGCTCGCGACCTTTGGTATCTCACTCGCGCTGCAACAGCTCGTGCGTACAGTGATCTCTCCGCAGAACGTGCCGGTCGAGAACCCGGAGTATCTCTCCGGCTTCTGGCAGATCAACAGCGTGCTGTCGCTGACCTACAACCGCCTGTACATCATCGGCTTCTGCCTGATCGTGTTCGCGGCACTGTTCATTACGCTCAAGAAGACGCGACTCGGCCTGCAGGTGCGTGCCGTTTCGCAGAACCGGGCCATGGCGCGCGCGATGGGCGTGCGGTCCGCGCGGGTGGATGCGCTTACGTTTGGTCTGGGTTCGGGCATCGCCGGGATCGCCGGCGTGGCACTGTCGCAGCTCACCAACGTCGGTCCGAACCTCGGGCAGGCCTATATCGTCGACAGTTTCATGGTCGTCGTGTTCGGCGGGGTCGGCAATCTCTGGGGCACGCTGATCGGCGGCATGACGCTCGGCGTGGCGAACAAGTTCATGGAGCCCTATGCGGGCGCGGTGCTCGCGAAGATCCTCGTGCTGGTCTTCATCGTCCTGTTCATCCAGAAGCGCCCGCGCGGGTTGTTCCCGCAGAAGGGCCGCGCGGCCGAGGGTTGA
- the urtA gene encoding urea ABC transporter substrate-binding protein — protein MFAANAAVAADTIKVGVLHSLSGTMAISETTLKDTMLMLIDEQNKKGGLLGKKLEAVVVDPASNWPLFAEKARELIEKDKVAAVFGCWTSVSRKSVLPVFEELNSLLFYPVQYEGEESSKNVFYTGAAPNQQAIPAVDYLMAGGVKRWVLAGTDYVYPRTTNKILEAYLKAKGVAASDIMINYTPFGHSDWQSIVSDIKKFGSAGKKTAVVSTINGDANVPFYKELGNQGISATDIPVVAFSVGEEELSGIDTKPLVGHLAAWNYFMSVEDEANDAFIEAWHKFIKSEKRVTNDPMEAHYIGFNMWVKAVEKAGTTDPSKVGDALIGVAVPNLTGGYSAMLPNHHITKPVLIGEIQDDGQFQVVSKTPGLVAGDEWSDFLPGSKDLIADWRAPLSCGNYNVKTAKCSGQNY, from the coding sequence ATGTTCGCGGCCAACGCCGCGGTCGCCGCCGACACCATCAAGGTCGGCGTGCTGCACTCACTGTCCGGCACCATGGCCATCAGTGAAACCACACTGAAGGACACGATGCTGATGCTCATCGACGAGCAGAACAAGAAGGGCGGCCTGCTCGGCAAGAAGCTCGAGGCCGTGGTCGTCGATCCCGCTTCGAACTGGCCGCTGTTCGCCGAGAAGGCGCGCGAGCTGATCGAAAAGGACAAGGTCGCTGCCGTGTTCGGCTGCTGGACCTCCGTCTCGCGCAAGTCCGTGCTGCCGGTGTTCGAAGAGCTGAATTCGCTGCTGTTCTACCCGGTGCAGTATGAGGGCGAGGAATCCTCCAAGAACGTGTTCTACACGGGTGCGGCGCCGAACCAGCAGGCGATTCCGGCCGTGGATTATCTGATGGCCGGTGGCGTCAAGCGCTGGGTGCTGGCCGGTACCGACTATGTCTATCCGCGCACGACGAACAAGATTCTCGAGGCCTATCTGAAGGCCAAGGGCGTCGCCGCATCGGACATCATGATCAACTACACGCCGTTCGGTCATTCCGACTGGCAGTCGATCGTCTCCGACATCAAGAAGTTCGGCTCGGCCGGCAAGAAGACCGCCGTGGTCTCGACGATCAACGGCGATGCAAACGTGCCGTTCTACAAGGAACTCGGCAACCAGGGCATCTCCGCGACGGACATTCCGGTCGTGGCGTTCTCCGTGGGTGAAGAGGAACTTTCCGGCATCGACACCAAGCCGCTGGTCGGCCATCTCGCCGCGTGGAACTACTTCATGAGTGTCGAGGACGAGGCCAACGATGCGTTCATCGAGGCCTGGCACAAGTTCATCAAGAGCGAAAAGCGCGTGACCAACGACCCGATGGAAGCCCACTATATCGGCTTCAACATGTGGGTGAAGGCCGTCGAGAAGGCCGGTACGACCGATCCTTCCAAGGTCGGCGATGCGCTGATTGGCGTCGCCGTTCCGAACCTGACCGGTGGCTACAGCGCGATGCTCCCGAACCATCACATCACCAAGCCGGTGCTGATCGGCGAAATCCAGGACGACGGCCAGTTCCAGGTCGTTTCGAAGACGCCGGGCCTGGTCGCTGGTGACGAGTGGTCGGACTTCCTGCCGGGTTCCAAGGACCTGATCGCCGACTGGCGTGCCCCGCTGTCGTGCGGCAATTACAATGTGAAGACCGCAAAGTGCTCGGGTCAGAACTATTGA